A single genomic interval of Rosistilla ulvae harbors:
- a CDS encoding sialidase family protein produces MRVIQVLFKKSVAMFAWSAISLTCCESLLAQADAPVPQGVAAGVEKPMRISPRPGNDRNSEGDFIRLKDGRLMLIYTKFVGRSDHAEAELVARYSDDEGKTWTQNDESAIARGEGDANLMSVSLLRLQDGRIALFYVRKYKSPANAKYPFLDTILMQTSDDETKTWSEPVQITPTDEPAYRVLNNDRVIQLESGRLVVPVATHYQTGWTGWRNSAQIHCYLSDDLGKTWRTSKSTLESKLLAQEPGVVELKDGRIMMFCRSRDCQLVTYSSDGGETWTPLEKSNIPQPSTSPATIERIPSTGDLLLVWNNGDDPLAKIKPIGRRPFTAAISSDDGATWKNVKNIGTDPDGWYCYTAMEFVGDQVVLGHCEFPKLNSFQITRFPVTWLYETTESSK; encoded by the coding sequence ATGCGAGTAATACAAGTTCTGTTCAAGAAGTCGGTAGCGATGTTCGCCTGGAGTGCAATCTCGCTTACCTGCTGTGAATCTTTACTGGCCCAAGCGGACGCACCCGTGCCGCAGGGAGTTGCTGCGGGGGTTGAGAAACCGATGCGAATTTCTCCCCGTCCGGGCAACGATCGAAATAGCGAAGGAGACTTCATCCGCCTGAAGGACGGCAGGCTGATGTTGATCTACACAAAGTTCGTCGGTCGCAGTGACCACGCGGAAGCCGAACTGGTTGCCCGATATTCGGACGATGAGGGAAAGACATGGACCCAAAATGATGAATCCGCCATCGCACGCGGCGAAGGCGATGCCAACTTGATGTCGGTGTCGCTGCTCAGGTTGCAGGATGGCCGGATCGCGTTGTTCTATGTACGAAAGTACAAGAGCCCAGCGAACGCGAAGTATCCCTTTCTGGATACGATCTTGATGCAGACGAGTGATGACGAGACAAAAACGTGGTCGGAGCCCGTTCAAATTACACCAACCGATGAACCCGCCTACCGCGTGCTGAACAACGATCGCGTGATCCAGCTGGAAAGCGGCCGCCTGGTGGTTCCTGTCGCAACGCACTATCAAACGGGCTGGACCGGATGGCGAAACTCCGCACAGATTCATTGTTATCTGTCGGACGATCTGGGGAAGACCTGGCGGACATCTAAAAGCACATTGGAATCCAAACTGCTGGCTCAGGAACCTGGAGTCGTCGAACTCAAAGATGGCCGAATCATGATGTTCTGCCGCAGCCGAGATTGCCAACTAGTGACCTATTCGTCCGATGGCGGCGAAACATGGACTCCATTGGAAAAATCCAATATCCCGCAACCATCGACGTCTCCTGCAACCATCGAACGCATTCCTTCGACAGGCGACCTGTTGCTGGTTTGGAACAACGGAGACGATCCGCTGGCAAAAATCAAACCGATTGGTCGTCGACCATTCACCGCAGCGATCTCCAGCGACGACGGTGCGACATGGAAGAACGTCAAGAATATCGGCACCGATCCCGACGGATGGTACTGCTATACAGCCATGGAATTTGTGGGGGATCAGGTGGTGCTTGGGCACTGCGAATTCCCCAAGTTGAATTCGTTCCAGATCACTCGTTTCCCAGTGACCTGGTTGTACGAAACAACTGAATCTTCGAAGTAG
- a CDS encoding VanZ family protein, with amino-acid sequence MRQIITTTVLGMRLASLTLVAYWSVIFTGTHIPSVRLPSFSNADKAYHFAAFTGLAILLAWALPKSRRHPRRHLLIALGIGVAYAIFDESTQLLVRGRSAEVLDFVADCGGLLTGLFVYSVLRSLITPPAPKLHQPSCGGRVGM; translated from the coding sequence ATGCGACAGATTATTACGACGACCGTTTTAGGAATGCGGCTTGCTAGCCTAACTCTGGTCGCCTACTGGAGCGTGATTTTCACCGGAACGCACATTCCTAGCGTCCGTCTGCCCTCGTTCAGCAACGCCGACAAGGCTTATCACTTTGCTGCGTTTACGGGGCTGGCAATCCTGTTGGCTTGGGCGCTTCCCAAGAGCCGACGGCATCCGCGGCGGCATCTTTTGATCGCACTGGGGATTGGAGTCGCGTATGCGATCTTCGATGAATCGACCCAGTTGTTGGTGCGTGGACGGAGTGCGGAAGTCCTCGATTTTGTGGCCGATTGCGGGGGACTGCTTACCGGCCTGTTTGTCTACAGCGTGCTGAGGAGCCTAATCACGCCCCCCGCACCGAAGCTGCATCAACCGTCCTGTGGCGGACGCGTTGGCATGTGA
- a CDS encoding alpha/beta hydrolase family protein, which yields MLTRFPLNGQVLRVAIVGCCTAFISILALGNLRAATVEDHTFIATCDGSEQRYVLVTPDAFSSDQRVDLIIALHGHGSDRWQFVRQDRGECRAVRDVAASTGALLVSPDYRAKTSWMGPKAEADVVQIIKLMKGEFRIGRVILCGGSMGGTGALTFTALHPDLIDAVVSLNGTANLVEYERFLDAIAESYGGTKQQIPDEYRRRSAEFAPDRFTMPLAVTTGGGDEIVPADSVLRLVEKVRDTNRRVLSLHRPEGGHSTTYDDTKQALEFVFKALQNL from the coding sequence ATGCTGACACGATTTCCATTAAACGGGCAGGTGTTGCGAGTGGCGATCGTTGGGTGTTGCACAGCGTTTATCTCCATTCTGGCGTTGGGCAACCTCCGCGCGGCGACGGTTGAAGACCACACGTTCATCGCCACATGTGATGGCTCCGAACAGCGATACGTCCTCGTCACGCCCGACGCGTTCAGCTCCGATCAACGTGTCGACTTAATCATCGCTTTGCATGGTCACGGTTCCGATCGCTGGCAGTTCGTTCGGCAGGATCGCGGCGAGTGCCGAGCGGTCCGCGACGTGGCGGCGAGCACCGGTGCGTTGCTAGTCTCGCCCGACTATCGAGCCAAGACTTCTTGGATGGGACCGAAGGCCGAAGCGGATGTGGTGCAGATCATCAAATTGATGAAAGGTGAATTTCGTATCGGGCGTGTGATCCTGTGCGGTGGTTCGATGGGAGGAACGGGAGCGTTAACGTTTACGGCTTTACATCCCGACCTGATCGATGCCGTTGTCTCCCTGAACGGAACAGCAAACCTCGTCGAATACGAGCGGTTCCTCGATGCGATCGCGGAATCTTATGGCGGCACAAAACAGCAGATTCCCGACGAATACCGTCGGCGTAGCGCCGAGTTTGCTCCCGACCGATTCACGATGCCGCTGGCGGTAACAACGGGCGGCGGCGACGAGATCGTGCCGGCTGACAGCGTGCTGCGATTGGTTGAAAAAGTTCGAGACACGAATCGCCGCGTCCTCAGCCTTCATCGTCCCGAAGGAGGCCACAGCACCACCTACGACGATACGAAGCAGGCTCTTGAGTTTGTGTTTAAGGCTCTGCAAAACCTTTAG
- a CDS encoding glycine zipper domain-containing protein encodes MSIQRITLSTLIAISTVTTSFAQYNRTSGAAVGGVAGAAIGAAIGENNDEPLAGALIGGALGLITGATVGQAKDNNIARQQAYAQQQQQQRMQGAVSTYDVAQMTRSGLGVQVVINHIQQNGVIKRPEVNDIIWMHQQGVPEPVISAMQNAPVGSPSMAPTTVVRTPAPVVVEEYHYVSPPPVVYRPRYYAPPRHHHHHGHRGRPGYSFGISVGR; translated from the coding sequence ATGTCCATCCAACGAATCACCCTGTCGACGCTGATCGCAATCAGCACGGTGACGACCAGTTTCGCCCAATACAATCGAACTTCAGGCGCGGCTGTCGGCGGCGTCGCTGGTGCCGCAATCGGTGCAGCGATCGGCGAAAACAACGACGAACCGCTAGCCGGCGCCTTGATCGGCGGTGCGCTTGGCCTGATCACCGGAGCGACCGTTGGGCAAGCCAAAGACAACAATATCGCCCGGCAACAAGCCTACGCTCAGCAGCAACAACAGCAGCGAATGCAGGGTGCGGTCTCGACTTACGACGTCGCTCAAATGACCCGCAGTGGTCTGGGCGTGCAGGTCGTGATCAATCACATCCAGCAGAATGGCGTGATCAAGCGTCCCGAGGTGAACGACATCATTTGGATGCACCAACAAGGTGTCCCCGAACCGGTGATCAGCGCCATGCAGAACGCTCCTGTCGGATCGCCTAGTATGGCCCCGACGACGGTTGTGCGAACGCCCGCACCCGTGGTTGTGGAAGAGTACCACTACGTCTCCCCGCCACCGGTCGTCTATCGTCCACGCTATTACGCCCCGCCTCGCCATCATCACCACCACGGGCATCGTGGCCGACCGGGCTACAGTTTTGGAATCTCCGTCGGTCGTTAG
- a CDS encoding family 16 glycoside hydrolase: MLHVLKNSAPSLVALVCLSFAQSCDAVEPKPPKGYRAILNGENLSGWYGWNPHASAKLTGEKKAENLRKQRAEFSEHWTVENGELVNDGHGPYATTEEEFGNIDLQLEYKTVPKADSGIYLRGTPQVQIWDWNQPYNLKRPDRKPHQGSGGLFNNTPGTLGRDPIMRADKPFGQWNQLRIRQVGDRTWVWLNSRAVVEGAVMENFWDRSQPLPAKGPIMLQTHGGEIRWRNIFVREINDQQSEKILAAYRPLPQPTQYDVSYGPHLKQVLHFWQAESDKPTPVLFFIHGGGWSNGGRLSGLSGMLPTILKEGISVVSVEYRFVGEATADGVVPPVKGPLDDVARALQFVRSKAADWNLDKQRIGASGGSAGACSSLWLAFHPEMADPDSEDPVARESTRLWCAAVTGAQTTLDPKQMKEWTPNSRYGGHAFGFRGDSEKKLSAFDEFLAKRDTILPWIAEYSPYALVSSDDPPVYLSYSSAPALGKKQKDPTHTANFGVKLQEHCEQAGVDCELVYPGAADVQHPTTTDYLIWKLKRPNS; encoded by the coding sequence ATGCTGCATGTTTTAAAAAACTCGGCACCTTCGTTGGTTGCCCTCGTATGTCTGTCGTTTGCACAATCGTGCGATGCCGTGGAACCCAAACCACCCAAGGGCTATCGAGCGATCCTTAACGGGGAAAATCTATCGGGATGGTACGGGTGGAATCCACACGCATCGGCGAAGTTGACCGGCGAAAAGAAAGCCGAAAATCTACGCAAGCAGCGAGCAGAGTTCTCCGAACATTGGACCGTTGAAAACGGCGAATTGGTGAACGATGGTCACGGTCCTTACGCAACGACCGAAGAGGAGTTTGGCAACATCGATTTGCAGCTCGAATACAAAACAGTCCCGAAAGCCGATAGCGGCATCTATTTGCGAGGCACGCCGCAAGTTCAGATTTGGGATTGGAACCAGCCCTACAACTTGAAGCGACCGGACCGAAAACCCCATCAAGGTTCGGGCGGATTGTTCAACAACACCCCCGGAACTCTGGGACGCGATCCGATCATGCGTGCCGATAAACCGTTTGGCCAATGGAACCAACTGCGGATTCGCCAAGTCGGCGACCGAACTTGGGTCTGGCTCAACTCGCGAGCCGTGGTCGAAGGGGCGGTGATGGAGAACTTCTGGGATCGCTCGCAGCCATTGCCCGCCAAGGGGCCGATCATGTTGCAAACGCACGGCGGCGAGATTCGTTGGCGAAATATTTTCGTTCGCGAGATCAACGATCAACAGAGTGAAAAGATCCTGGCAGCCTACCGCCCTCTGCCTCAACCGACCCAGTACGACGTTTCCTACGGACCGCATCTAAAACAGGTGCTCCATTTCTGGCAAGCCGAGTCGGACAAACCGACCCCCGTTTTGTTTTTCATCCATGGCGGCGGATGGAGCAACGGTGGACGCTTAAGCGGATTGTCGGGGATGTTGCCAACCATCCTGAAAGAAGGCATTTCGGTTGTCTCGGTGGAGTATCGATTTGTCGGAGAAGCGACTGCCGATGGCGTGGTGCCACCGGTAAAAGGACCGCTTGATGACGTCGCTCGCGCGTTGCAATTCGTCCGCAGCAAGGCTGCCGATTGGAATCTCGACAAACAGCGGATCGGTGCATCGGGTGGATCCGCGGGTGCGTGTTCGAGTCTATGGTTAGCATTCCACCCCGAGATGGCGGATCCCGACAGCGAGGATCCCGTGGCACGCGAATCGACACGTTTGTGGTGTGCCGCCGTCACCGGCGCTCAAACCACGTTGGATCCGAAACAGATGAAAGAATGGACTCCCAACAGTCGCTATGGCGGGCATGCGTTTGGTTTCCGCGGTGACTCGGAAAAGAAGTTGTCCGCGTTCGATGAGTTCCTAGCGAAACGCGACACGATCTTGCCGTGGATTGCTGAGTATTCGCCCTATGCATTGGTCAGTTCCGATGATCCCCCGGTCTATCTCAGCTACTCCTCTGCCCCAGCACTGGGCAAGAAGCAAAAAGATCCTACACACACCGCCAACTTTGGCGTGAAATTGCAAGAGCACTGCGAACAAGCGGGCGTCGATTGCGAACTGGTCTATCCCGGCGCTGCGGATGTTCAACATCCGACGACGACGGACTATCTAATTTGGAAACTAAAACGTCCCAACTCATAA
- a CDS encoding Gfo/Idh/MocA family protein, protein MHLPASQPNPSRRRFLTQAAAVTAIAASSPIKLRAAANDQMNIAFIGVGGRGGGNLNSVAKDPSVNVVALCDVNRRNLEKAASQHPKARTFEDFRKLYDDANDIDAVVISTSEHTHAYATMPALRLGKHVYCEKPLTHNVYESRAITKAAADAGVVTQMGTQIHATSNYRRVVELVQSGAIGNVGEVHTWVGRAWGLQSPEDAKANRDIVSVQEMPTEGMTPPEYLNWDLWLGPAQYRPFHEVYFPGPKWYRWWDFGNGTMSDLGSHWNDLAYWAMKFDAPTSIEAFGDEPHPEIAPASMSAVYEYGARGDLPAAKHFWYQGSHKPQIWKDKGIPQWGSGTLFIGDKGMLLSDYSKHVLLPEADFADFKRPEPFIADSPGHHQEWINACKGEGETGSPFSYAGPLTEANHLGNVAFRAGQKILWDSEAMKITNMDGERFLRRMNPREGWSLG, encoded by the coding sequence ATGCATCTCCCCGCCTCGCAACCCAATCCATCGCGCCGTCGCTTTTTAACTCAGGCCGCTGCCGTTACAGCGATCGCCGCCAGTTCGCCGATCAAGTTGCGGGCCGCTGCCAACGATCAAATGAACATCGCCTTTATCGGGGTTGGTGGGCGCGGCGGCGGGAATTTGAATTCGGTCGCCAAGGATCCTTCGGTGAACGTGGTGGCGCTGTGCGACGTCAATCGCCGCAACCTGGAAAAGGCAGCTTCGCAACATCCCAAGGCGCGGACCTTTGAAGATTTCCGCAAGCTGTACGACGATGCCAACGATATCGATGCGGTTGTCATTTCGACCAGCGAGCACACTCACGCGTATGCGACGATGCCGGCGCTGCGATTGGGCAAACACGTCTATTGTGAAAAGCCGCTGACTCATAATGTCTACGAATCGCGAGCGATCACCAAAGCCGCAGCCGATGCGGGCGTGGTCACTCAGATGGGAACGCAGATCCACGCCACGTCGAACTATCGCCGCGTGGTCGAATTGGTCCAAAGTGGTGCGATCGGCAACGTCGGCGAAGTCCACACCTGGGTCGGCCGAGCTTGGGGATTGCAAAGCCCCGAAGATGCAAAAGCGAATCGCGACATCGTTTCGGTGCAGGAAATGCCTACCGAAGGGATGACTCCGCCCGAATATCTGAACTGGGACCTGTGGCTGGGGCCAGCTCAATATCGCCCCTTCCACGAAGTCTATTTCCCCGGTCCCAAATGGTATCGCTGGTGGGACTTTGGCAACGGTACGATGAGCGACCTTGGCAGCCACTGGAACGATCTCGCATACTGGGCGATGAAGTTCGATGCCCCGACGTCGATCGAAGCGTTCGGCGACGAACCACATCCGGAGATCGCACCGGCGTCGATGTCGGCAGTTTACGAATACGGAGCCCGCGGCGATCTGCCGGCAGCCAAACACTTCTGGTACCAGGGATCGCACAAGCCGCAGATCTGGAAAGACAAGGGGATTCCTCAGTGGGGCAGCGGCACGCTGTTCATCGGCGACAAAGGGATGCTGCTGTCGGATTACAGCAAACATGTGCTGTTGCCCGAAGCCGACTTTGCCGACTTCAAGCGCCCCGAACCATTTATCGCCGATTCGCCCGGGCACCACCAAGAATGGATCAACGCCTGCAAGGGTGAGGGCGAGACCGGCAGCCCGTTCAGTTACGCTGGCCCGCTGACCGAAGCGAATCACTTGGGGAACGTCGCCTTCCGCGCCGGACAAAAGATCCTGTGGGACAGCGAAGCGATGAAGATCACCAACATGGATGGCGAGCGGTTCCTGAGACGGATGAACCCGCGCGAAGGCTGGTCGTTGGGTTAA
- a CDS encoding cell envelope integrity protein TolA, which produces MTTGLFTPKRQGLLLRGLADRCANGVEQWERLGTQHAERLAALLQQQQQEKQQLQAESEAVLRESLKRWDQADEMVTSAYEQNVLEARSELNRMQVEFKRRHRQGIQEIGQRWDESKQQATQVFESKKGLPAQQKTRDTNRLTAAWNEIHQRLETGREIAMKRLHQLNDPPTTSESYQPPASVDQAIETLDRLTADCDENLAQLGDDFSVRFLESVYPAIVMLLSLIVWSLGVLFMGAQPPALWLAAGLGVPIVVGILCFAIFTPRLKRITRQWYPGIEQSAVDAVAVVKDGQECATKAAQTLAQQIKDQHQQALRQADETKRQQTDALEAKLKQEREQRESTLRDRIAALENNYHDSFAGVENSHGSEFSDLSRAHKQRLADANTQRLAKREQLAAAQEAEDQSVAQRLRDGLRRGLGHIDTANAQMQQQHPDWESVVDGNLGTVSSLSLAPVGYLDVADYLRRSVEIAASKSEHDPPALAHNGSAAIAGKDYVRHGLSIADTLPEPMPNRLPVALTAAEHSGLLIDCPGGSNEAVIELVRAVLWRLLAALPPGELKLTLLDPIGRGQTFASLMALSDHDPTLVGHRAWTQPNQIEARLAELTQHMEDVLQTYLRDNYETIDQYNAQAGAMAEPYRVVAAIGIPNGLTPAGYANLRVLLENGRRCGIITVLVRDSEAAWPHDFAALPIDRLLHLQVDSQGRIRHTDPLLGELPFSPIQPPPNGMAAELVEKIGRGAIDGRRVEIPFDDVMPADLYNDGDASDGLDIPLGQQGAGRRLRMQLGEGVRQHMLVAGKTGSGKSTLLHTIITAGALKYSPDELHVYLLDFKKGVEFKLYADAKLPHARVIGIESEREFGQSVLERLDRELQRRGELFRASGVQEVGEYRRTSGQAMPRIMLVVDEFQELFIRDDRIAQDCTMLLDRLVRQGRSFGMHVILSSQSLAGAYSLPRNTLGQMAVRVALQCSESDALVILAEDNNAARLLSRPGEAIYNDAGGLVEGNQPFQVGWLDHNRHRDLLNGLAERYPEAETDYGPTVIFEGNRPARWSAAVAEAALVGDEKKPASVHDGFGGLLGEAVAIGPPVGLRLPAQPGRNVLMVCGDADLSRDVLGISIASLYGGAMAQGKPLRVVMLDGRRSGDDTHSAAEFAIASGVPVEHIKPRDAEAKLLELAELVAARNQMDAPEEEPPVLVVIDPLERFRDLRQEENSFSFSLDAAPKQSGGSALQNILKDGSAAAVHAIVSCGSVETVGRWLSRQTQHDLEINILGRMSISDSSQLIDSPEAGRLSPASMLVYDDSSGRMEKFRVFDLPPTEAMQAWLESRTVGKN; this is translated from the coding sequence ATGACAACAGGATTGTTTACCCCCAAGCGTCAAGGACTGCTGCTGCGCGGTTTGGCCGATCGCTGCGCCAATGGAGTCGAGCAATGGGAACGATTGGGGACGCAGCACGCCGAGCGTTTAGCGGCGTTGCTGCAACAGCAGCAGCAGGAAAAACAGCAGCTGCAGGCCGAATCCGAGGCGGTGCTGCGGGAGTCGCTGAAGCGATGGGACCAGGCCGATGAGATGGTTACGTCGGCGTACGAGCAGAATGTGCTCGAGGCACGCAGCGAATTGAATCGGATGCAGGTCGAATTCAAACGCCGGCATCGCCAGGGGATTCAAGAGATTGGTCAGCGGTGGGACGAATCGAAACAGCAGGCGACGCAGGTCTTCGAATCGAAAAAGGGACTGCCAGCGCAACAGAAGACGCGCGACACGAATCGTTTGACCGCCGCTTGGAACGAGATCCACCAACGGCTGGAAACGGGCCGCGAGATCGCGATGAAACGGCTGCATCAATTGAACGATCCGCCGACGACCTCCGAATCGTACCAACCGCCAGCTTCGGTCGATCAGGCGATCGAAACGCTGGATCGATTGACCGCCGACTGCGACGAGAACCTGGCGCAGCTGGGTGATGACTTTTCGGTTCGGTTTCTCGAATCGGTTTATCCCGCGATCGTGATGCTGTTGTCGCTGATCGTCTGGTCGTTGGGCGTGTTGTTCATGGGAGCCCAACCGCCGGCGCTGTGGTTGGCCGCCGGGCTTGGCGTGCCGATCGTCGTAGGGATCCTCTGTTTTGCGATCTTCACTCCGCGGCTGAAACGGATCACGCGGCAATGGTATCCAGGCATCGAACAGTCCGCCGTCGATGCGGTCGCCGTCGTCAAGGATGGCCAAGAATGCGCGACCAAAGCGGCCCAGACGCTCGCCCAACAAATCAAAGACCAACACCAGCAAGCCCTTCGTCAGGCAGACGAGACGAAGCGGCAGCAGACCGATGCATTGGAAGCGAAGCTGAAGCAAGAACGCGAGCAGCGGGAGTCGACGCTGCGCGACCGGATCGCCGCGTTGGAGAACAACTATCACGATTCGTTTGCCGGGGTCGAAAACAGCCACGGCAGCGAGTTCTCCGATCTCAGCCGAGCTCACAAACAACGGCTCGCCGACGCCAACACGCAGCGCCTGGCCAAGCGTGAACAACTGGCCGCCGCTCAAGAGGCGGAGGACCAGTCGGTCGCTCAGCGGCTGCGCGACGGACTCCGTCGCGGACTCGGCCACATCGACACCGCCAACGCCCAGATGCAGCAGCAACATCCCGATTGGGAATCGGTTGTCGACGGAAACCTGGGAACGGTCTCTTCGCTCTCCCTCGCACCGGTCGGCTATCTCGATGTCGCCGATTATTTGCGGCGATCGGTCGAGATTGCGGCTTCGAAAAGCGAACACGATCCGCCGGCCCTGGCCCACAACGGATCGGCCGCTATCGCTGGCAAGGACTACGTCCGCCATGGGCTCTCGATCGCCGACACGTTGCCCGAACCGATGCCAAATCGTTTGCCCGTCGCGTTGACCGCGGCCGAACATTCGGGGCTGTTGATCGATTGTCCGGGAGGCAGCAACGAAGCGGTGATCGAATTGGTACGGGCTGTTCTGTGGAGACTGTTGGCCGCGCTGCCGCCGGGAGAATTGAAGCTGACGCTGTTGGATCCGATCGGCCGCGGGCAGACCTTTGCCTCGCTGATGGCGCTGTCGGATCACGATCCCACGCTGGTCGGACACCGCGCCTGGACCCAGCCGAATCAGATCGAAGCCCGCTTGGCCGAACTGACGCAGCATATGGAAGACGTGCTGCAAACCTATCTCCGCGACAACTACGAAACGATCGACCAATACAATGCTCAAGCCGGTGCGATGGCCGAACCGTACCGCGTCGTCGCGGCGATCGGCATCCCCAACGGGCTGACTCCCGCCGGCTACGCGAACCTGCGCGTGCTGCTAGAGAACGGCCGCCGCTGCGGAATCATCACCGTCCTGGTCCGCGATTCCGAAGCGGCCTGGCCTCACGATTTTGCCGCGTTGCCGATCGACCGACTGCTCCATTTACAAGTTGATTCGCAGGGGCGGATCCGGCACACCGATCCGCTGTTGGGTGAGCTACCGTTTTCGCCAATCCAACCGCCTCCCAACGGAATGGCGGCGGAACTTGTCGAGAAGATCGGTCGAGGGGCGATCGATGGCCGCCGCGTTGAAATTCCGTTCGACGATGTGATGCCGGCGGATCTCTATAACGACGGCGACGCGTCCGACGGGCTGGACATCCCGTTGGGCCAACAAGGGGCAGGACGTCGGTTGCGGATGCAATTGGGCGAAGGCGTCCGCCAACACATGCTGGTCGCCGGTAAAACCGGGTCGGGTAAAAGTACGCTGCTGCACACGATCATCACCGCCGGGGCGCTGAAGTACAGCCCCGACGAACTGCATGTCTATCTGTTGGACTTCAAAAAAGGGGTCGAGTTCAAACTGTACGCCGACGCAAAACTGCCGCATGCTCGGGTGATCGGGATCGAAAGCGAACGGGAGTTTGGCCAAAGTGTATTGGAACGACTCGACCGCGAACTGCAGCGTCGCGGTGAATTGTTCCGAGCCAGCGGCGTGCAAGAGGTTGGCGAATACCGCCGCACGTCGGGCCAAGCGATGCCGCGGATCATGCTTGTCGTCGACGAGTTCCAAGAGCTATTCATCCGCGACGACCGGATCGCTCAAGATTGCACGATGCTGTTGGATCGCTTGGTCCGGCAGGGACGATCGTTTGGCATGCACGTCATCTTGAGCAGCCAGTCGCTGGCCGGTGCGTATTCGCTGCCTCGCAATACGCTCGGTCAGATGGCGGTTCGCGTGGCGCTGCAGTGCAGCGAATCGGACGCGTTGGTAATCCTAGCCGAAGACAACAACGCCGCGCGTTTACTGAGCCGGCCGGGGGAAGCGATCTACAACGACGCCGGGGGCTTGGTCGAAGGGAACCAACCGTTCCAAGTCGGATGGTTGGACCACAATCGCCACCGCGATCTCTTGAACGGTCTCGCCGAACGTTATCCCGAAGCGGAAACTGATTACGGCCCGACGGTGATCTTCGAAGGCAATCGCCCGGCCCGTTGGTCCGCTGCCGTCGCAGAGGCGGCGCTGGTGGGGGACGAAAAGAAACCGGCTTCGGTTCACGATGGCTTTGGCGGCCTGTTGGGCGAAGCGGTGGCGATCGGCCCGCCGGTCGGATTGCGATTGCCCGCCCAGCCCGGCCGCAACGTGTTGATGGTCTGCGGCGATGCCGACCTGTCGCGCGATGTCTTGGGCATTTCGATCGCGTCGCTCTATGGCGGTGCGATGGCTCAAGGGAAACCGCTGCGCGTCGTGATGCTCGACGGGCGGCGCTCGGGCGACGACACGCATTCGGCGGCGGAGTTTGCGATCGCCAGCGGCGTGCCAGTGGAACATATCAAGCCGCGCGATGCCGAGGCGAAGCTGTTAGAGCTTGCCGAACTGGTCGCTGCTCGAAATCAAATGGATGCTCCCGAAGAAGAGCCGCCGGTCTTGGTGGTGATCGATCCGCTAGAACGCTTTCGCGACCTGCGGCAGGAGGAGAACTCGTTCAGCTTTTCGCTCGACGCTGCCCCCAAGCAGAGTGGCGGATCGGCGTTGCAGAACATATTAAAGGATGGATCGGCGGCGGCGGTGCATGCAATCGTCAGCTGTGGCAGTGTCGAGACGGTTGGCCGATGGTTGTCGCGGCAAACGCAACACGATCTTGAAATCAACATCCTGGGGCGGATGAGCATCAGCGACTCGTCTCAGCTGATCGACAGTCCCGAAGCGGGGCGGCTAAGTCCCGCGTCGATGCTGGTTTACGACGATTCGAGCGGCCGGATGGAGAAGTTCCGCGTCTTTGACCTGCCCCCCACCGAGGCGATGCAAGCGTGGCTGGAGAGTCGGACGGTCGGCAAAAATTAG